TACTGCTTAGCCTGTTTGGGGTTTTGGGGGCTGGAgatgatcccagctgtcactgggagAGAGGTAAGTACACTCTGGACcggtcaatcacagggctgtcGAACAACCTGGCccatcacattcacacctacagagTCACctattaacctaacaagcatatttttggactgtgggagggaGCTGCACATGTTTCCCcttatgcatgcatgcataggAAGAAACATGCAGACTCCCAAGGCATGGGAACCTTAATGCTATGAAGTGGCAACTACTGTCCCACTATGCAGCCCATTTCCCCTCGATCAGgcatgtccaaacttttttcaccattcAGGTTTCACTATTGTGGTATCAATATGTTTGACATTTACAATGTCGACTCAGCTTAGTTATGAAAAAAGCATTCCATCAAATTcatcttgtcaaaatgtttgtttacagaataattgctaacctgacacaccacatagactgtttcatatacacattgcatggatgtattgtacatttatctgggaaacctGCCATACAAAGCATCTGATATGGACAGGACTTCGCAATGCTACagccaagctaattgctacaccagcGGCAGCCATTACTCATATATTGGCTTAcattacaactaaaccccacctttAAGTATGggaactcatgccaaagcaggttgggagaagagtgaacacatcttttctgtcatgaaaagttttcagtgctgttctttgctctttatttgaaaaagaaatgtgatccagttctaataaaactgctgcaaaactacagctacatccaagctaaaccCTACACTGGCAGgagccattgctattggcttccAGTACAGCTGAACCCCGCCCCTAGCTatcgcctcattctcctcaaatgatgctgattggttaggTCCGTTCTGAGACCTGACACTTGTTTTTAGACTGAAGCTGTACAAGATGGATTTCCCTGATGAAATCTGACCAGTCCCTCTGCTTTGGAAGGTTACAGTTTAGTCATGTAAAGAGCCTGTCAGCAAATTCCTCTTGtcgaaatgtttgtttacagaataacACAGCAGCACGGCTTAGAGTTTAAGCTAAAAAGTACAATACCaacaagcacaagcttcatgtttaaATGTGGGCTGTATTTCCTTTTATTCTAACAATTTCCTGAGGGCCAATTAAAAATAGTCCaaaggccacatttggcccctgggccatagtttggacacccctgatctagattcaaatactacaaaaaaaaataaccaaaaactttttaaacGACATTCATGTTTAGTAAGCAtattcacacatgcatgcatacaggAGTACCTGCTGTCAACAAATAAACTTCCTGTGTCACACTGACACTTACCCCAAAAATCTGCCTCCAtcatcatctctctctctttctctgttggCTGAGTAgtttacatgcacacactctctcagcatctctctctcacacacacttgGGTTACACAAAACAGATCAAATTTCTCATATTTAGGCAAAAATACTGACCTGCCCTGGCGCTGACACACGCACATCCTCTTTAAGCAGTTCAGCCTTTCAAAGAGGATCCGTTTGAACGCGTCTATATACATTGACCCGGCTGAGGTTAAACACTAAACATGCACTTGAATAAATATGTTGTtgcttagtttaaaaaaaaagcagcagccgGTAGGTGGTGAGGAAAAAGCAGCGTGGGAATGCAATGATGAGTATCGTATCCCAGAGAAAGTGTGAGAGAGGCGATGCGCACGGCTGACGGGATATTTGGACAGTGATGCTCTGAGTGCTGTGGGATCTTgtagagggagggagagagaggagagagagagggaataaTACACACTCACGTACacgcatgcacaaacacactcaaaTAGACACACTATCGGGCAAATCTGGCAGTGGGCGCTTTACAAATGTAGCAGCTGCTGCACTGCTATAGGCGAAAACAAGGCAGAGGATGGACACATGTCATATTAAAACGTCCTGTTTAACTTGTTGGGAGTAAATGggatattaaacaaaaaaaagctggaCTTGTTTCTTACCTTCATGTTCGCTTTCCGCGTCAGAGCTTTCCCTCCAGTCCTCGTGGAGCAGGTTTTCTtagttaaaatgtattttctggtTTATTCCGGTGCAACAATTAACCAAACAGACAGTCGTCGATAATGTCTGTGTGGCCGGGTAGAGGTGTCATTGAACTGCAGTCGCAGTGCAATCAGGGCACGGAGCGTCAATTGCCGAAGATTAGATTAGATAAGATTAGATAAATGCTGGGATGTCCACTGGAAAGTGTGCCCAGTTTGATGTTCAGGCTCCCAAAAGGCACTTTTAGAGGAAAGGATCAAGGATAGAAGGCACATGGGAAGGTTATCTTGGGAAGTTAAGGAGCACAAAGGGGAGGGaataaaaagagttaaaagtacCGCCCCTTATTATTCTCAGTGTCTGTACctgcatcagcagcatcactttTCGCTTACGAGTTACAACCTGGATTTAAAGGCGTGAGAACCAGATaaccaaaaatgttttgagtaCCAAAAATTGTTGTAATTTGTTGAGCTGTGACGAGTGTTTCATGACAGCAACATACCTGCAGTGTAGCCGATAAAGCTGTGAGACGAGCGtaaacatattttacatttttttcgtGAAAAATACAGCTGATCATGAAGCGTGTACCATCCTAAATACTTTTACTATTTCCTACGTTTGTTAAAAGACAGAATAAGAGACATAATGCTGAAAATACGTatgtaaatataatttttttttaaagaaacttgTTTAATATAGAGCAGGGTTTATTTTTTGGCTACCATAAAATTACCACGACTTACGAACTATTAAAGTCAATTAGATGGtcacattttatacattttttgccGTATTCCCAACTTTTAAGTCATTCAAGATTATTTGGGGCCATTGTAATATGTCAATTTTAACTACACCTCAACAAATGTTTATGTCTTTCCTTTGCTTTGAAACGTTTTTCAATTTAGTTATTCCAAACTAAATAATATATGAGATAAACTTAGCACAGAaattaaggaaatttgtgtttggtagattatgtcTTTGTTGTATCAAAGCGTCTTGGCAACACAGTTTATACTGTTGGAAATCCAGTTTATTTCCTATTTAattggtgccacatttgtaaggaacatgcgtTTGTGGgagctgaggatgtgggttgCACTCtttaaaaatttgccaaatattTTCTGAGAAAGCCAAACAGCTTTtgctgccattgactcttgtttggtggattggagaATTGAAGTCTAAAGAAataagacatattggcaatttaacaatttattcatttagcaaACAAGGGCCACACACTgatgtgggatggcatcccattcttcatcTAGCGTTTATAGCAAGCCAGctagtgtggttgtgttggtcacactggcgcccaagctgatcccacatgTTCAAGTGTCAGCACCCTGAGgataccagaagctcaaaataaaagtcattagcaacagcaaaataagctgtttggcactggcaggtAGAATCTGTCAAATATTTAATGAGCGCAGcccacaaactcagctctgctgtttacCCCACAATGCCTATTCCTTACAGTGTGGCCCCATTTAAAAGGGAACTAAAcgggctttccaatggtataaggtTCATTGCCATtgagcattgttacaacaaagaaataatctaccaaatgCTAACTTCCTTACATTTAGCCCTAAGTTTATGGCCACATCCCGCTAAACAGTTGCTGTGCCTTTAATTCCAGTGCACGACGGGAGTTGTAGTAATTCCAGCCGGCTAGAACATTATAACTAGTACAATAAAAACTACGCTTCCCAGAATGCAGTTGTGTCACTTATGTAGCGTTACAAACAATGATGGCGTCGCTCGCGGATGAACCGAGTGCTTCTGATTCCGTGGCTTCTGTGGCTCAGGGGGAGAGAAAAAACCCAGCTGTGTCGTTTGGTTTCACTAAAACCGTTAATAAATTCAAACCCTCGTCTGGGGACACCGCAGTAAAGACAGACGACAAGGATTATTTGACTGGAATAGACCGGAATGAACTGCAAAGGTAGGCTTTGTATGTTACTGCTAACTGTCATAGCGTTGGCGTAACGGTTGTGTTACCATTCAATCAAAGCTTGTCAGACAGTAATGAAAGACTCTTAGTATTAGTCAGCATGTATTTACGCGTAGGAAGTGTGGGTGTGAgctgattttagaaataaaataaacattaatggCAACTGCTCTACCTGCTATCTCGCTAACTCTTCTCTGTCATGCAGCACAAAACCATCTGAGAAGCCCAAAGAGCTCATCATCCCTTTGATACAGAAGAACCGCTGgcataaatctgaaaaagcagGCGATGGTGAAGGGAATGGAGGCAAAGCACAAGAAACAACCCAGGAAAATGATTCTGTGGATTCACAGGCCGTCAGAGAACTCATTGAAGGTATGTAGAATGAATATGCATGTGATATTCACTATACTGTTGTTAGGATAACTCTTATTGATTCACATATAAAATCAACTAATATAATACAATCAATTCGTCCTTATAGATTCCCGGCGGCAGCTGGAGCTGTGGCAGAATGGCCCTCAGTCAGACAAACACCTGAACCTCAGCATCCCTCTGCTGATGCAAAACAAGGTGCCAGATGGCTATGAGGATGGAGACCATGTGAAGGTGGATCTGCGGCCTGAGTCTGTAAGTATGGATACAAATTCTGTGACAGAACCCCAGAAGCAGAGATAAACAACTAAGAGCATTGGTTTACTAGCTGGTAGGGTTAGAATAAAAGCTCTTATTTATCAATTTAGATCATTCAACCTTCCAAAAAATCATAAAAGGTGATAGAAGTGTATATTTTAAGTCCGTAGACATTTTGtgtgatatttttgtttacCTCTGACTAgtaaaacaagatttttttaattataactgGTTGTTTTTATGAGGATTATTTAGCATTAGGTGAACTAGAGATCACAATAAAGCTACTGAATATACATCTAAACTTGGGAGtaatctgcaaaaatccaacattgtgcttccttattattattttttttttaataccttatgcagacatttccttTATACCttaaaatattgctaaaaacCATGccatttttcaactattttgtcACTGAAATCTGAATAAACTTGGATTTAGTTTTTATAGTTTTCTATGTTATTTAGCAGCATACATATTTGATAAGGCCCAGCTCTAGGGCCAAGAGTAATTTGTTAATGCTCTTAATGTAAAAAGATGCATTAATGTCAATATAACCTGCTGGAGAGGCATTTCACTGAGCATATGAAAATGCCTGACTGTACAGAATGCCTGACGGACTGTCCACTTTGACTCAGATTGAAATTTGAGTGTGTGAAAGTGCTGACAGTCAACTGAGCAAAATAACACCCGTGTACGTGTCCACATTGTGCGCATGCGTGTGTTTACAGTACAGTGAGGCTATGGTGGCAGACAGGCATCGACATTCTCCCTAGAGACATGCGGACAACCAATCAGACCTCTTTTCAGTTTCTTTCCATCAGATGCCTCATGCCCTGTCACTGTCATCCCATATCTGCTCTCAGTCACTGTAGATGTGTCTGTCAGAGCAGGAGAGTCAGGGGAAACTGGCTCAGTGTGCCCTGAGCTCATTTTAATGCAGTCTCCTTTGCTCTCAGCTTCCCTCAGAGGAAAGCcttcagcagagacagagaagagCAGGGCTGCTGCTCTGACGGAGGTCTCTGTGGCTGCTGCCCGGTGACTTTAGTCAGCCGGGGTTGAGTCTCACAGCCTGGAGCCAAAAAGGCTGAGTAAGACCAGCATAATAAACTGTTTCTCTGTCACTCGCCTCTTGCAGTTTCTTGTGTTTCAGAACACAAAGATTACATAAGCACCTCATTTAACCCTGACTCTTTCTTTTATGAACAGTATGTTTCTGTAATTCTTTTGTTGTTTGAGCTCTTAATGTATTTCCTAAAGAATAATCAAAGTATTTTTGTGTATCAGTCAACAGTGGCAGATTATGAGAGTGTTCCTGTTGAGGCTTATGGACTCGCTATGCTCAAAGGGATGGGCTGGAACAAAGAAGAAGGCATTGGACGCACTTTTAAACAGTAAGAAACATTCTGAATATTTCCCTTACACCAGCTGGTCTAGCCTCGGGACCCACCACAACCTCCTCAATGAAAAATTGTGAGGcaaattttttaataatttcaaccACTTCAGTTAAtataatgaaattaaatgttgGTCTTTTGAACTAAGATCTCAAGATGACAACAAGCATGTTTAAGAAGGACATCAGTAGAGAAGCCCTGGGGAGACAAGCACgcatacatgcattttattttattctgtttcctGTAACAACGTGTACACTTTCTGCTCTCTAGAGATATtgagaaattaacacattatcaTAAGAAAACCAGTTCTATTACCTCAAGATAATTGAAAATCAGATCATACAATAGAAATGAAGATATCAGCACAAGCTTTAACAGTGTATGATGGATTTTTCACAGtcagttaaaacaacattttgctGATTGTTATTGACgtaaatttaaaattcattaGAAATTCATATTCTAAAATTTGAAATGAGCAAATAGAAATCCAACTCTGACCTGACCTGCAATAATATAATAAACTAAGTTTTTTAATGTACAAGAAATTGAAAAATTGTCTTTGTACTAAAACCACAATCTAAGATTGATTGTTGTCAATAAGCCCATAGGCTAAACTTTCTAACAAAAGCTGTCTTGCTGCTGTAACCACCTCCTTATCGTCCTGCACATCCTTGTCTAATGATCTAATGCTGTTGTTCCCTGTCTTCTTCAGACACGTGAAACCGATCGAACACCAGCTCCGTCCTAAAGGTTTGGGTCTTGGCGCTGATCGTTCTGCAATAAAAGACCTGGAGCCCAAAAAACAGCAGCGTCCTCCAAAGCCAGgtgaggagagagggaaggaagAGGAGCTGGTGATGGGCACAGGTGGATGTGTGCTGATGACGTCAGGGccacataaagacctgtacGGAAAGGTAGAGCTGATCTAAAAATTTCTAAACACATCAACCTCCTGAAATAAGTTGTATACATCAGAACTGCCTGTTTCTCTTAGAAATTGTTGGTAACTTTCATTTATGTGCTGCAGATTGAAGGTGTCGATCCAGACAATGCTCGAGTCATGGTGAAGCTGGCCATTGGCAGCAAGACAGTGACGGTCAGCCAGTACGCTGTTAAACTGGTTGGGCGCAAAGAGTACGACAAATACAGCAAAGATCTCAGTGAGTATCTCAGAGCAAGTGGCACAGAAAAGGTTAACATTCAGAGAAACGGATGTGGGTACTAATGAATGTTTATTTGGTGCCACTACAGGCAGAAATAGATGATAATTCAGTTTattttggcaacatttagaggtcagaaaatgtcaaaattctgTCGCCTGCTTGTAATTTTTTCATTCAAACTAATATTTGAAATAACATGTAAATTAGTTTTGTAATGACTGAACCAACATGCTACGGTTTAATGAAACTCAGgtgatttgttgctttttttacACTGGACTTGACAGATTAGTGTAATTCTGTCTGAAGTTTCCAGGTAAAAGAACACATCTGAATGAGCCAGTTGTTACGTGCATAGATAAAAAAGGTTTGTAACTTaaatttctgaaacatttttcttattaattaCTTGTTTAACTCGTGAGGCTGTAACTTGGTGCAGTGGTTATTGTTGCAGCCTCATAGTGAGatggttcctggtttgaatctcTGTTGCACAGGACCTTTTTTGTGGAGTATGCATGTTCCTTCTATGCATGTGTTAgctctctctgggtactcccgCTTCCCCCTACAGACCGAAATATATTCATTACACGACTCTaaatttgccatatttaaaagtcatccctgtgattgactggtgaccagtcctgggtgtaccccacctctcacctaATGACTGCTGGGATTGGCTTTAGCCCCCACGTAACTCCAAACGGGAAAAGTGATACTGACAATGAATGGTTGTAGAACTTTGTCTAAACAAGATTTCAAAAAatagtttttgctgtttttgaaagcTAAATATGAGTTACTTTTATTGGCCTTGATTCTTAGTAAATTGAATATTTGTGTGGGCattcttttcactttttcctggcattttacagtcaaaatagtAATCATGTTAATAAACAGTTTCTCCTCTAGTCTGGTGATATTTCTGTATTCATTCCAAAATATCCTGATCGAGCCTTCTTTTTAAATTTCCGTTATCCAAGCTGCCTTCTTCCGAGAATGAAGCCTCTTAACTGTTTGGAAGTTTGCCATGTTTAATCAATGCCATAGTAACTATTTCTTTTCCAATAATCAGGTCGGCTGAGTAAAGCCCACAAAGacaaggaaagagagaaagagaaggagagagagcgagagaaggAGCAACAGAGAcgggaggagaaggagaagagaAGTAACGGCAGCGAGGGGAAACACAAATCTTCAGACAGAGACGGGAAAGAcgagaggaagaggaaacacAGAGAATCGAGTCGAGACAGGTACTattacctgcacaataaaatgCTTCTTTGGTATTTGACATTCTATTTTGTGCAccttatttatatatttgttcatatatgtcagtgttttccttatactgcatgtttatttttctgctctAGAGAAAAGCCTCCTGTAAAAGAAGCCAGGCGACCCCCAGCTCCCCCCTCTTGGTTGCAGAGGGACTTGAAAGTCCGCTTTATAGACAAAACTTTTAAAGCGGGCAGATACTACAACTCAAAGGTAAGAATACCTCACCTCTATACTCCAGGATTGCGTAAGCATCCTTTCTTAAGTATGTATCTGCTTACTGAAGCTTCCTTGAATCAAGTGGCTTGTTTTTTATCTTTGGaaatttatttctttatgtttgaacatgtttttatcctttttttaacagtggaaaaatatacCATCAGCTGTGTAAAATTGCTCATACCCTGCAGTGTTAGAAATATGACAGCTGTTAAGATCAGTCTTGTTTTCTCGTAGATGCGTGTGGAGGATGTGCTGACACCAACAACATGTGTGTGTCGAACTGAAGAGGGAAGACTGCTAGACGGTGAGTCACTGGTGCCATCTCACTTTCTCTTTGTTAATTTTCTctctttggtgtttttattCCTAATTAGAGTGCCTTACACATCTTATGTTTGTAATCATGCTTGTTAATTTACAGTTTACCTTACTTGCAAGGATAGAGCTTAGAAGTGATGAAGCCAGATTGCTGTGCTCACACCATCACACTCACATCTTGAGTTTGACTTCCAAGATAATATATTTGTgtataaaaatggcaaaatggatgtTATTGAGATGATTTCATCAGTGGCATTATATATTTGGTAAACTGTAGTGAACAGATCAACAACTCTGCACTAGATTGCTTGTCTACGTGGCCAAAACaattgtgttaaaatttttaataacCCCAAATTTCCTTTCTGTGTAGATGTGAAGCAGGACATGCTGGAAACCATCATTCCTAAAAGTGAGAATGACTCCATCATGGTTGTACTGGGCGAGCACAGAGGACAGGTACGCACACCATCATCTTCCTGCAGGTCTCCTTTACTATGTTCTGTTTCTaatcagtttagttttagttttagtttagtttagtttattcaatcataacacaacaccaaacattttgcacagtatagacatttcaaacaaaatcaatagtcatgtgttgaataatgaatgaaaaggcATAGGCAGAAGCATACTGCTTATAAAAGCCTAtcctacatttttaactttttaagctactAACTTCCAGCaatgcaaagaaacaacaacagataatcaGTCACACTTATACGCTTCAAAGATAGCTTTACAAACCATTTTCTTGATAACCAAAAgagaattacatgtttttacatttatactGGCATCATTCCAGAATTTAACTCCAACAATGGAAGCACATCTccttttcataccttttttagctttttgcaTAATAAATTTACAAACACCTCTGAGATTATACGGACTCTCCTGAATTGAAAAGAACCTCTGTACTGAGTCAGGGAGCATTTTTGACTTTGCTCTGAAcatcatttgcattattttataataaaacaaatcataaaatttcataacatgagaatttagaaaaagtggATCCGTATGAGCATAGTAATCAGCCTTATTGATGATGCGTATGGctcttttttgtagttttattataGAATTTATGGTCGTTTTAAAGGTGGATCCCCACAATTCCACACAATAAGATATATAGATTAATGAGTGATAGATTAAATGCAAGGCCTTagaatttaatacatttctagATTTATATAGAATTGCAactgactttgaaattttccctttaatgtATTCAATATGTTGTTTCCATGTTAACTTTTGGTCGATCACAACCCCAAGGAATTTGGTCTCAAAAACTCTTTCAATGTCATCATTACagatttttagttcaatatTACCATCACTTTCCTTTAGATTCCCAAAAACcataaattttgttttcttaatatttaaagataatttattGACATCAAACCAAGTTTTGAGATTTCCCAGCTCCCTTTCTACACCACACAAAAGttcttttaaattcttaccAGAGCAAAA
This window of the Cheilinus undulatus linkage group 11, ASM1832078v1, whole genome shotgun sequence genome carries:
- the gpkow gene encoding G-patch domain and KOW motifs-containing protein — protein: MMASLADEPSASDSVASVAQGERKNPAVSFGFTKTVNKFKPSSGDTAVKTDDKDYLTGIDRNELQSTKPSEKPKELIIPLIQKNRWHKSEKAGDGEGNGGKAQETTQENDSVDSQAVRELIEDSRRQLELWQNGPQSDKHLNLSIPLLMQNKVPDGYEDGDHVKVDLRPESSTVADYESVPVEAYGLAMLKGMGWNKEEGIGRTFKQHVKPIEHQLRPKGLGLGADRSAIKDLEPKKQQRPPKPGEERGKEEELVMGTGGCVLMTSGPHKDLYGKIEGVDPDNARVMVKLAIGSKTVTVSQYAVKLVGRKEYDKYSKDLSRLSKAHKDKEREKEKEREREKEQQRREEKEKRSNGSEGKHKSSDRDGKDERKRKHRESSRDREKPPVKEARRPPAPPSWLQRDLKVRFIDKTFKAGRYYNSKMRVEDVLTPTTCVCRTEEGRLLDDVKQDMLETIIPKSENDSIMVVLGEHRGQVGRILQRDKNKCRAMVQLDRFEEKVFTLDYDCICHYVGAAEH